DNA sequence from the Vicia villosa cultivar HV-30 ecotype Madison, WI linkage group LG3, Vvil1.0, whole genome shotgun sequence genome:
TGTATCCCCTGACAAATGGATATTATACATTCCATGATCAACATAACAAGATTTATACCAAATGCGAGACTTAGTTCTCTCTTTTATAACATATGTTTTTCAGTTAAATGTAATCTAGGTGAATGAAATTGTTGTCTTACAATGTTCCTGCAACTCCTGTGCTTAGATGAGATTGATCCCCGGGCAAAAGCCGCGCCAATCCAAAATCAGCAATTTTGGGGTGAATATTATCATCAAGGAGTATATTGCTAGTCTTTATATCTCTATGTATAATGGAAATGTGGAATTCCTCATGTAGGTAGGCCAGTCCCCTTGCCGTGCCTAAAATTATATCACACCTTTGTTTCCAATTGAGGGAGCCTTGTTTTTCACCTATTTAATTAACAGGTTTATATACTTAAGGTTATGAACAAGGTAGAAGAAGTAGAATTCAAGAAATtaaatgaatatatgaattgaagtgaTTTACCAAATAAGAATTTGTCTAGGCTGCTGTTGGCCATGTATTCATAAACAAGGATTCTCTCTTGTTTTTTACTGCAACAACCAAGAAGTCTAACaagattcctatgatgaacattGCTTATAAGCTTTACTTCACTTTCAAAATCATTGTCTATCTTGCTGGATTTTCCCAAAGCCAGTTTCTTGACTGCTACAACATTTCCATTTTTCAAAGTACCCTATTTGAATAGCATGGTTGAAAAAACATTCACACAATCATTATTGTCTTCGAACATGATGCTTCTCATTGAAATTATAAAAAAGCCTTTAGATTACCTTGTATACATCACCAAAGCCTCCTTCTCCCAATTTATTTTCTTCACTGAAGTTTTTTGTTGCAGCTTTCAAATCACTATACTTGTAGTTAACTGGACCTTTCAACTCAGTTGCTCCCAATATATTGCCTACCAAGGAAAACATGAGTTTGAAGGCAGAGCCAAAATTAGAACCAAACATCACAGAGAACACAGTAGTTAAACCGTTGTAAAAGTGTATTGAAGTATTTTTCTATACAACCACAAAGAGAATACACACTAAAGCAACAGACATCATAATTCACAAACCTCTAGGAGCTCTCTTGGGTTTTCTGTATTGTCGCCAAGCTAATATTGCAAGAATGATCGCAACAAGACCTACACCTCCGACAACACCACCTATAATGGCCCATTTGTTGCTTGAACCTCATTCATAACAGAAAAGAAGAGTTTACATCAGTTCCAATGAAATGAGGTACTGCTAATCTAACATAAATGAAAAGTGAACTTTATATTATATTTGTACCTTGATTTAAATAGGTTGTGATATCAATAGCCTTTTTATCAGCAAAAAAGGGTGTCTCTGAGTATCTCATAAAACACCCTGCTTCATATGCTCTACCATCTGTATTAGGAAGACAAGTTTGCAAGCTGTTGTATCCAACTGTCATGCAATCAAGACAAGCACTTTCTGTGGCAGTTTCAACACACTGTGCAATGGCATAAATTGAACTATTGCTACCAGGATTCACCACTGTCTTAGTAGCTGCAAAAAAGCCTTTAATTTTTGGTGTTGCTAATTGGAGATCCATTAGCACTTTTAGTCCAATTGTTCCAAAAGAGGCGCCTTCCTTTGCGGCCTTGTTCCCACATAATATACCACCCCCAGGTTGATTTGTTTGATCGTAGAATCTTTCACTCTCGTACCTAGAAGTAGTATGCAACATCAAAGTCAAATAAAAATTACTCATGCTTAGTGATGAGTTTAATTCAAGCTATGCTAGTTAGAGTTAGGTAGAATCAATTTGTATAACTAATTTTGATAGTTAGAGGTagtttttattgttaatttgttGAGTGAAGCTGAAACTTGTGGAACAAGTAACAACTACCTAGTGTATATATATAACAACTCTTAAGTTGAtccatgaataataataataataataataataataataataataataataataataataataataataataataataataataataataataataataataagagttaaaaggtagtgcactgacaatataaaatagttttacactgtcatctaatAGAAAGTCATCAATTTGTCATGTCATTAAATtactatttaaataaaagaataatttaattagatacatggtggtgattggttgacagtataaaatagtgtatcacattttttttcttattaataataataagaataataataataataataaatttagaaAATGTATGTTCGAAGAAGACTAGAATGAAAAGGTAACACTCTCCTTTCTGACTAAAAGAGAAAAGATTATTTTACCTCTCGTCCAACTCCTCCAAAcaacataaatataaaacaacataTATTTTAAGAGTTTAAAGGTGATGCCTTGACACTGTAAAgtaactttacacatacaaccaatcaaaatcttttcaattactatgttatattaatttttttaaattaaaattatattttaattagatacatagttgtgattggttgataatataaaaatattttacatttttaggGCATATCCTTtttctcatattttaaaataatatttaaagttttttattaaaattaattacttAGACACATTCATACCTTAAGAAACAGCCATCGTAGACGAGTCTAGCACCATTGGAAGCTGAGCAGTTACGAATTTTTGTAGAAGCTGTGTTGAAGCAAGCAACGCAATCCTTTTTGGAGAGGTAATTTCTGCATTGAAAAAGAGAATATACTATCACATTTCCTCTTGCTTCTTTTGCCGTTGCAAAGTGTTTGCTTCCATTGCTAATTTGATTTCTCAAATCTGAAAATGTTCCATTAATGTTTGCATAGAAACTACGCAAATTTGATGTGTTGTATGTGCTGCAACCACTGCTCAGTACTATACTTGTTTGTGAATCTCCAACTACACAGTTATAGCTAGTTATTATGTTCCAACACACCAACATTGTGAACACTAGCTTAAGTCGCAGCATCATCCTTAAATAATTTTAGCTTTTTTTAAGGTATAGTTTCTTTCTAATATAAGAGAGATGAAGTCAACCAAAGTCTTATAGATAGGAGTATGTGGTTATAGATAGAGTACTAGAATAAATATACACAGATAAGTAAATGAGAAGAGTCCAAGTAGGAGCATAGGtgagatttaattaaaaaaaaagttggaTAACTCTACCCAACTTACATGGCACAAACATAAACACATATGTGTATTTAATTTTCCATGTCACCAATAATAAAATAACTATAATTAATTATAGATAAGATTGTGGTATCTCTTAAAACCATTCATAAATAAACGTGAATGTActgtaataaaaaatttaaattatgaaccaATTTACTTATGCAAAGTATTATATTAAATAACATGAATTATAGTTTATTTTGATTGTGCAATTATATTATGAGAATTTTATATTACATTTTGATGGAAATCATTAATATGagtatcattaaaattaattagttttgtatacaattttctttttttatttattcatctttataagttaaatttattttaaattaagtaCAACATTTGTAATTCATTTATATTACATTTGTTAGATATTTTCTCACCGGAGTTAAAATAATTAGTGTgattttaattaatcaaaaatgttttaaattaaatgttgttttacaatttattttttaaaaatgaaatttcttTAAAACTAACTAGTCTAATACcagtgcgtccgcacgggtacctgttgtggccgtgttattttgttcaatatagatattattGCAGAGGTAAATGTCCCAAAAACAGATAtataaaatatagaaaattattttcaataGATTGGGCAAAAGTTTgggatattttgatcaataaacatcattttctcgttaatattcaatatttcaataAGTAACTTCACGTTCATGatctcgttaatattgaatattttattcagtaactttatgttcccgttcatattttttattttgatcagtaacttcgtgttcccgttaatagtcAAAATTTGTTCcctttaatattcaaaatttggatcAATAACTTAATGCTCAAAAGTTTGACAAAATATTGATCAGTAACTTGGTactcctgttaatattcaaaattttgatcagtaacttcgtgctccagttaatatttaacattttaatcaataactccgtgctcccgttaatatttaatattttgaatattaacgggatatcCGTGCATTCGCACAGGGACCAGTGTGGTACgctcatttattttaatattcaatattttgattaataaactttatttttcgtttaatattcaatatttcgaccagttactttatgttcccgttaatattcaatattttgatcagtaattcaggttctcgttaatattcaacattttattcagtaacttcatgttctcgctaATATTCGTTATTTTGATGAGTAATTTCGTATTCCCGTtgatgtttccgttaatattcaaaatttggattGGTAATTTCGtgatcccgttaatattcaacatTTGAATCAATAACtctgtgctcccgttaatatttaatattttcaatattaACGGGATACTCGTGCATTCGTACGGGTATCAGTGTAgtacgctcatttgttttaaatggTTTATTTTACATAGAAGATTAAATAGGATAGTTaaacaaaaattatatgaaaatataaatatGAAGATATGAAGGAGAATTGATACGCTCATTTGTTCCAAAAATACAATTCAGAACCGATTCAGATCTTCCGGGAAATAATCCCCTATCTTCAACAAATTGAAGATAAAATCATTGATCACTAAAGATACTTCAGCTAATAAATTTATTAAGTACTACAAAATGTATAAAGAACTTAAGCACACATAAATCAACAATGATACTGGTTGCAATAGTGCTCAAATATTAGTCTCAAATACAGGAGGCTTGCGTGAAAACGTGTTGCAGCAATATCACCGGAATGATACCATCCGTTTGCAAAGCTCTCTTCATTAGCTTTAGGATTTTTTAAGTAGCCTTTCATCACGACATTACCATGCATCACGATCTCACCAATAGTTTTACCATCTGCAGGAACAGGCTAGCTGCATGGTTTTTGTGTTGATGACATCCGGGCCTTCCAAGGCAATGTATACCGAACCCCTTGTCTGAAAGACCATAAGTGTGTGTGACGCGAAATCCTAATTCAGTCATGTCGGAAACAACAGAAGGAGGAGGAGCAGCACCGACAGTATGTttgcaaattattaataataactaataatatgtgttccaaaatgacaaggaaaatatgctatgatttgaattttgaattcggaGAGTGGCAACTCTTCATGAAATGTCGCAACCATTGGTAAACCATGTTGTGGgccaaaagtcataactcttgAAAAAGAAATTGTTTCATCAAGGAtcactaccttgtgaaacaatatcagcATGGCCTATAAAAGCATAATTTCAGATTCAGAATTATCATCACAAAAATGCAAATCCTTtagaataattccagagcactcttcgctacattcgagtttttgccggtcttgcgcaaactcgagaaggctgaattatcctgggtattcctgcgtagaaactccaagacaaattggaagtgcttgaaatactataaggaaagtgttccgtacacgattctagcctcgattccattcggtttaaattaatttttccaaCAATCTTATAGTATATTCAATAATGACTGTTGAGGCTTCGGCTTCAAGCATCAGGAAGACGAGAGAAAATCCAAATAAAAAGACTAACGAGAATCAATATCTTTAATCCGGGTACGTCTTGTTAATCTTTTGAAATTAAGAAAAAATGCATTATCGTTCTTGTTACCGGAATCCGTGCAAAATTAAATCATGTTTTTGTTTTGGATGTATactatatattgattattgaatgatatttaatatataatatatatgattCTAGAAAATCATTTGCATATTTAAAAGATAAAGATACAGGATGTCATACTCTTTCAATAGGATCATATCCTTCTATTTATTGTCATTTACATATTAATTCTCTTAGCATTTCCTTCCCAAATTTTGGCCTTTTATATACCTATCAAATATGTAAATCTTTTGTTTTGCCGAAGTGTTTGTTAGtacaaaattatattttagttTCTCCAATtacatgtgttatgtaatgatcTATACGTCATGCAAGCAAAAGTTGTAGATTATTATTGTCTAATGGAAGGGGATGCATCCGTTAATAAAACTCTCACCGATTCGGACACGAGACCCTTGACTTAATAACGGCTACTTTGCCATGATACAACACATCTGATGgtcaaaataatttgaaaatcaTTATGCCTCTGTATTTGTCCAGCCAGCATTAATTGCATCTTAGATAACACTTTTGTTATTATTACTCAGTATGAAAACGTTTTTTTTTACG
Encoded proteins:
- the LOC131656251 gene encoding cold-responsive protein kinase 1-like translates to MMLRLKLVFTMLVCWNIITSYNCVVGDSQTSIVLSSGCSTYNTSNLRSFYANINGTFSDLRNQISNGSKHFATAKEARGNVIVYSLFQCRNYLSKKDCVACFNTASTKIRNCSASNGARLVYDGCFLRYESERFYDQTNQPGGGILCGNKAAKEGASFGTIGLKVLMDLQLATPKIKGFFAATKTVVNPGSNSSIYAIAQCVETATESACLDCMTVGYNSLQTCLPNTDGRAYEAGCFMRYSETPFFADKKAIDITTYLNQGSSNKWAIIGGVVGGVGLVAIILAILAWRQYRKPKRAPRGNILGATELKGPVNYKYSDLKAATKNFSEENKLGEGGFGDVYKGTLKNGNVVAVKKLALGKSSKIDNDFESEVKLISNVHHRNLVRLLGCCSKKQERILVYEYMANSSLDKFLFGEKQGSLNWKQRCDIILGTARGLAYLHEEFHISIIHRDIKTSNILLDDNIHPKIADFGLARLLPGDQSHLSTGVAGTLGYTAPEYAIHGQLSEKADTYSYGIVVLEIISGQKSTEVKEDDDGDYLLQKTWKLHERGRHLELVDKTLDPNDFDNDFDGEEVKKRIEIALLCTQASAGMRPTMSEVVVLLRSRNLVEHLQPTMPVFVDTNLRSREGHSTSTGSSTSNATASFSILSAR